A single window of [Clostridium] hylemonae DSM 15053 DNA harbors:
- the trxA gene encoding thioredoxin, whose amino-acid sequence MAAIHLTKDNFKQEVLESEVPVLVDFWAEWCGPCQMVLPIVEELAGEVKNAKICKVNVDEQMELAKEFRVMSIPTLMVFKDGQKVKSEVGAKSKEELKAMLEV is encoded by the coding sequence AGGACAATTTTAAACAGGAGGTTCTGGAATCAGAAGTTCCGGTACTCGTAGACTTTTGGGCAGAGTGGTGCGGACCGTGTCAGATGGTCCTGCCGATCGTTGAGGAACTGGCCGGTGAAGTGAAGAACGCGAAGATCTGCAAGGTCAACGTAGATGAGCAGATGGAGCTGGCGAAAGAATTCCGTGTCATGTCCATACCGACACTTATGGTATTCAAGGACGGGCAGAAAGTAAAATCAGAAGTTGGCGCCAAGTCAAAAGAAGAACTGAAGGCTATGCTGGAAGTGTAG
- a CDS encoding aminotransferase class V-fold PLP-dependent enzyme has protein sequence MNTEHGILFSDAYQKSLKEQFYHADEDPEHGTRLFFENSGGSLRLKKAVEVKCAVEQFPDCPERVRGRGLELQSYVKNGTKEILEVVFGALLTELSASQAMYQAVGAVMENVKWGTNAVTSSLEHPSAHDAVEYYCNKTGREFRVVPANKTTGGIDPDEVMKYVDKDTCLLSIMAASNISGNIMDIKEITRRAREINPDIYVVSDAVQHAPHAVIDVEDWGVDIANFAPYKFFGIRGCGYAYVSDRVAVMPHHKLIHKEADVWSLGTPTPANFAAMMAVIDYVCSIGSHFCDAADRRALYVEGMNRIHLQERALLYRMLEGTKEVPGLRHIKNVEVYVDMEDLTYKDLIIAMGIRGIEYSECVQKYLEHGVTVFERLRSSMYSKRIVEALGIEGAIRVSPLHCNSADDIDRFLKITAKIAESVS, from the coding sequence ATGAACACTGAACATGGAATTTTATTTTCTGACGCGTATCAGAAAAGTTTAAAAGAACAATTTTATCATGCAGATGAAGACCCGGAGCACGGCACTCGCCTCTTTTTTGAGAACTCCGGCGGCTCTCTGAGACTGAAGAAAGCTGTGGAAGTTAAATGCGCTGTAGAACAGTTTCCGGACTGCCCGGAACGTGTGCGCGGGAGAGGCCTGGAATTACAGTCCTATGTAAAAAACGGAACAAAGGAGATCCTTGAAGTTGTATTCGGCGCGCTGCTGACAGAGCTGTCAGCTTCCCAGGCAATGTACCAGGCGGTCGGCGCTGTCATGGAAAATGTGAAATGGGGAACCAATGCGGTCACCTCCTCGCTGGAGCATCCGTCCGCGCATGATGCCGTGGAATACTACTGTAATAAAACAGGAAGAGAATTCCGCGTAGTCCCCGCCAACAAGACGACCGGAGGCATTGACCCGGATGAAGTGATGAAGTATGTAGATAAAGATACCTGTCTGCTTAGCATTATGGCCGCCTCCAACATCTCCGGAAACATTATGGATATCAAAGAGATCACCCGGCGCGCCAGAGAGATCAATCCTGACATCTATGTAGTGAGCGACGCTGTACAGCACGCGCCCCACGCCGTTATCGACGTGGAAGACTGGGGTGTGGATATCGCGAACTTTGCGCCTTACAAGTTCTTCGGCATCCGCGGATGCGGTTACGCATATGTATCAGACCGGGTAGCTGTAATGCCGCACCACAAATTAATACATAAAGAGGCTGATGTCTGGTCGCTTGGAACACCCACTCCGGCTAACTTCGCCGCAATGATGGCCGTCATCGACTATGTATGCTCCATCGGCTCGCATTTCTGCGACGCCGCGGACAGACGGGCGCTGTATGTGGAGGGTATGAACCGGATCCATCTGCAGGAGAGAGCGCTGCTTTACCGTATGCTGGAAGGAACGAAAGAAGTTCCCGGACTGCGCCATATTAAAAATGTTGAAGTATATGTGGATATGGAAGACCTGACATATAAAGATCTGATCATTGCCATGGGGATCCGGGGAATTGAATATTCCGAGTGTGTCCAGAAATATCTGGAGCATGGCGTCACCGTGTTTGAGCGCCTGAGAAGCAGCATGTACTCTAAAAGAATTGTAGAAGCGCTCGGTATCGAAGGAGCCATCCGCGTATCCCCGCTGCACTGCAACAGCGCCGATGACATCGACAGATTCCTGAAAATAACAGCAAAGATCGCCGAAAGCGTTTCCTGA
- a CDS encoding glycerate kinase, whose translation MKVVIAVDSFKGSLSSMEAGRAAKAGILAARPDASVIVKPLADGGEGTTDALVEGLNGKKIDITVTGPLGQPVSASYGYLEETSTAVIEMAAAAGITLVPPDEKDPLSASTYGVGEMISDALVRGCRNFIIGIGGSATNDGGIGMLKALGYRFLDRDGKDAGEGAAALGRVMSVDTDGRNPLLSECCFQAACDVTNPLCGKNGATYIYGPQKGVTPDMLETLDAHMAHFAAVTFRTFGADHSGAPGAGAAGGLGFALLSYLDASLTPGIDLILEAVDLESELAGADIVVTGEGCLDAQTAMGKAPAGVARLAKKYGIKVIAFAGSVTKEASACNQAGIDGFFPIVRGVTTLEEAMKPETARDNMAAAAEQVFRIIDK comes from the coding sequence ATGAAAGTTGTAATTGCTGTGGACTCATTCAAGGGGAGCCTGTCTTCCATGGAAGCCGGGCGCGCCGCGAAAGCAGGCATTCTTGCCGCCAGGCCGGATGCCTCTGTCATCGTGAAACCTCTGGCGGACGGCGGAGAGGGAACAACGGACGCTCTTGTAGAAGGCCTGAACGGGAAAAAAATTGACATCACTGTCACCGGCCCTTTGGGACAGCCGGTGTCTGCCAGTTACGGATATCTGGAGGAAACTTCCACTGCCGTGATCGAAATGGCCGCAGCGGCAGGTATCACTTTAGTCCCTCCGGATGAGAAAGACCCGCTTTCGGCCAGCACATACGGCGTCGGGGAAATGATCAGCGACGCCCTCGTCCGGGGATGCCGCAACTTCATCATCGGCATTGGCGGCAGCGCCACGAACGACGGCGGGATCGGCATGTTAAAAGCGCTCGGCTACCGCTTCCTGGACAGAGACGGCAAGGATGCCGGGGAAGGAGCGGCCGCCCTCGGACGTGTAATGTCCGTTGATACGGACGGGCGGAATCCTCTGTTGTCCGAATGCTGCTTTCAGGCAGCCTGCGATGTGACAAACCCGCTCTGCGGAAAGAACGGCGCTACGTATATCTATGGCCCCCAGAAGGGTGTGACGCCGGACATGCTGGAAACGCTTGACGCACATATGGCCCACTTTGCCGCAGTCACGTTCCGGACATTCGGCGCCGACCATAGCGGCGCGCCCGGCGCCGGAGCTGCCGGCGGACTCGGCTTTGCCCTTCTCAGTTATCTGGACGCTTCTCTCACACCGGGCATCGACCTGATCCTTGAAGCAGTGGATCTCGAATCAGAGCTTGCCGGCGCCGATATCGTCGTCACCGGCGAAGGCTGTCTCGATGCCCAGACCGCCATGGGAAAAGCCCCTGCAGGCGTGGCAAGGCTTGCGAAAAAGTACGGTATAAAAGTCATCGCGTTCGCCGGAAGTGTGACAAAGGAAGCATCGGCCTGCAACCAGGCCGGCATCGACGGCTTCTTTCCCATCGTGCGCGGCGTCACAACGCTGGAGGAAGCCATGAAGCCAGAAACGGCACGGGATAATATGGCTGCAGCGGCGGAGCAGGTATTCCGGATCATAGACAAATAA